The proteins below come from a single Tenuifilum sp. 4138str genomic window:
- a CDS encoding tRNA lysidine(34) synthetase codes for MVYINLTRKINFAKFFVVMASGYIIKKLQGKVNQAIYGYNLIDQGDKIMVGLSGGKDSYALLDLLVNRRKVLPIGFELHACHVQATDMTYRADIEFMEQYCAQNNVKFHLRQISVEYNPNDRKPACFICSWKRRKMLFTTTREAGCNKLALGHHLDDAIETLLLNMINHSSISSIPPKLSMFNGEVFLIRPLTTCLDKELEKYSQLLGFPSEKELCQFDKDTHRNTVRELIQHMEKINRDARENIYRSMQNIFDEYIVTKPRKKGN; via the coding sequence ATGGTTTATATAAATTTAACACGAAAAATTAACTTTGCCAAGTTTTTTGTAGTTATGGCAAGCGGATACATTATAAAAAAACTTCAAGGGAAAGTTAATCAGGCCATTTACGGTTATAATCTAATTGACCAGGGCGATAAAATCATGGTTGGTTTATCGGGTGGGAAGGATAGCTACGCTCTGCTGGACTTACTGGTAAACCGTCGGAAAGTTCTTCCCATCGGTTTTGAGCTACACGCCTGCCACGTTCAGGCTACCGATATGACCTACCGCGCCGATATTGAATTCATGGAGCAATACTGTGCCCAAAACAACGTGAAATTCCACTTGCGTCAAATCAGTGTAGAGTACAACCCAAACGATAGGAAACCTGCATGCTTTATTTGCAGCTGGAAACGAAGGAAAATGCTATTCACAACTACCCGCGAGGCCGGTTGTAATAAGCTGGCGCTGGGGCATCACCTGGACGATGCCATTGAAACCCTACTCCTCAACATGATTAATCACTCATCAATAAGCTCTATTCCCCCTAAGCTCTCAATGTTTAACGGCGAGGTTTTCCTAATCCGACCGTTAACTACCTGCCTGGATAAGGAGTTGGAAAAGTATAGCCAGCTTTTGGGTTTTCCATCGGAAAAGGAACTTTGCCAGTTCGATAAGGATACACACCGTAATACTGTCCGTGAACTAATCCAGCACATGGAAAAGATAAACCGCGATGCCCGCGAAAACATTTACCGCTCCATGCAAAACATCTTCGATGAGTATATTGTTACCAAGCCCCGTAAAAAGGGGAACTAG
- a CDS encoding biosynthetic peptidoglycan transglycosylase: MVLVKKTLRIGLLLLVLIISLLFLSRNLIVKKIFSKTSARIKNRYGLTVTSSAVEVKGLNTLQLQNLLIVDTDTLLCSESFRIKLNPFHLVLLKINPKQIDISRATINIDNLIALASKHTLQNSNERKNESSSNKRLYRLVKAFFGLSTATFNINNLHFTYSDSAYNGKVTIEKWSYCNNNFTSTLTLNDGDRTSRVIVTGTTSKRKNSLTATVTIDQPEAYIPFTTPVLGVKASFKKIFLDLNATHIEPGRIELNLVSSINSLLLDSKRIAQKPVIIDSCGANMKIRVIPNSFVIDSLSTVSINGFKAKLGFEYRPLPSRYVWFTLNTGENSWQSLFDALPNGLFTNLWGIKVNGTFSYSLQVGVPLTNPDSLTIAPNLKSKGFYVLSYGNTNLAMLADTFTHRAYIDNIYVRDIKVNPKSASYASLDQISSYLQWAVITSEDGGFYNHRGFSLDGITYAMACNIREKRFARGGSTITQQLVKNVFLNQSKNIGRKAEEILITWITEDSGVVSKERMLEVYLNIIEWGPDVFGIREASQYYFGKKPSSLTLPEALFLAYIIPRPAKFRYLFVTEGKLKPFVTESFMFVANKMLNRGNITQQDYDNLATNPQVTLTGPAKDLLKKESSSENIDSEANFTEQEKETN; the protein is encoded by the coding sequence ATGGTTCTGGTAAAAAAGACTTTACGCATAGGTTTATTACTCCTGGTGTTAATTATTTCTCTTCTATTTCTTTCACGAAATCTTATTGTCAAAAAAATTTTTAGTAAAACCTCTGCAAGAATAAAAAACAGGTATGGTTTAACAGTTACTTCAAGCGCAGTTGAAGTTAAAGGTTTAAACACCCTTCAGCTACAAAACCTACTTATTGTTGATACAGATACTTTGCTTTGCTCTGAATCCTTTAGGATTAAGCTTAATCCGTTCCATTTGGTATTACTTAAAATCAATCCCAAGCAAATTGATATATCCAGAGCTACGATTAATATTGATAATTTGATTGCTCTAGCAAGCAAGCATACCCTTCAAAACTCAAATGAGAGAAAAAATGAAAGTTCGAGCAACAAAAGGCTATACCGTTTGGTTAAAGCCTTTTTTGGACTTTCAACCGCAACCTTCAATATTAATAACCTACACTTTACCTATTCCGATTCTGCTTATAACGGAAAAGTAACCATTGAAAAGTGGAGTTATTGCAACAATAACTTTACCTCAACGCTAACCCTAAACGATGGCGATAGAACTTCACGGGTAATTGTTACCGGAACAACCAGCAAGCGTAAAAATAGCCTTACCGCAACGGTCACAATCGACCAACCTGAAGCCTACATTCCCTTTACTACACCTGTTCTTGGTGTAAAAGCATCGTTCAAAAAAATCTTCCTTGATTTAAATGCTACCCATATTGAGCCCGGTAGAATAGAATTAAATTTAGTATCGAGCATTAATTCACTTTTGCTGGATAGTAAGCGTATTGCGCAAAAGCCAGTTATAATTGATTCGTGCGGGGCAAACATGAAAATCAGGGTAATACCCAATAGTTTCGTTATTGACTCTCTGTCAACAGTTAGCATTAATGGCTTCAAGGCAAAACTAGGGTTTGAGTATCGTCCACTACCAAGCCGCTATGTATGGTTTACACTCAACACTGGCGAAAACAGCTGGCAATCGCTCTTTGATGCCTTACCCAATGGGTTATTCACAAACCTATGGGGCATAAAGGTGAACGGAACTTTCAGCTACTCGCTTCAGGTTGGTGTTCCCCTCACAAACCCCGATAGCCTAACCATCGCACCAAACCTAAAATCGAAAGGATTTTATGTGCTATCGTACGGAAATACCAACCTTGCCATGCTCGCCGATACCTTTACCCATAGGGCTTATATCGACAATATATATGTCAGAGATATTAAAGTTAACCCCAAAAGTGCAAGCTACGCTTCACTTGACCAAATTAGTTCATACCTACAATGGGCTGTAATAACAAGCGAGGATGGTGGCTTTTACAACCATCGCGGGTTCAGCCTCGATGGTATAACCTATGCAATGGCATGCAACATACGCGAAAAAAGGTTTGCTCGGGGTGGTAGCACTATTACCCAACAGCTTGTAAAAAATGTATTTCTAAATCAGAGTAAGAATATTGGACGTAAAGCCGAAGAAATTCTTATAACCTGGATTACGGAAGATAGCGGTGTAGTATCAAAGGAGAGAATGCTTGAGGTTTACCTGAATATCATTGAGTGGGGGCCCGATGTGTTCGGTATTCGTGAGGCAAGTCAATACTACTTTGGCAAAAAGCCCAGTTCACTTACGCTTCCCGAAGCTTTATTCCTTGCCTACATAATCCCCAGGCCAGCTAAGTTTCGTTACCTATTCGTTACCGAAGGGAAGCTTAAGCCCTTTGTAACTGAAAGCTTCATGTTTGTGGCAAATAAAATGCTAAACCGCGGAAACATCACTCAGCAAGACTATGATAATCTGGCCACCAATCCTCAGGTAACCCTTACTGGGCCGGCAAAAGATTTACTGAAAAAAGAGTCATCATCGGAAAATATCGATTCTGAAGCCAATTTTACTGAACAGGAAAAGGAAACAAATTAG
- a CDS encoding metallophosphoesterase family protein, with amino-acid sequence MRTFIIPDIHGCSKTLRFLLEVKLSVCKTDRLFFLGDYIDRGPDTPGVIEYLINLIDEGFNITCLKGNHEQMMLDCIKGDYEMSLWLMNSGFATMHQYESIVTAIDTDYGFLPKRHLNFFTSLKPYVVVDNQYLLVHGGFNYELPNPFADEYAMLWNRPTEVPSSFMPGYKIIHGHTPRALAKIVEEFKDTQRRLYDLDAGCVYKGLYIPGTGYLTALQLENWRLEFVECLD; translated from the coding sequence ATGAGAACTTTTATAATCCCCGACATTCATGGCTGTTCAAAAACCCTTCGATTTTTATTGGAGGTAAAACTTTCGGTTTGTAAAACCGATAGGCTATTCTTTCTGGGTGATTATATAGATAGAGGCCCTGACACACCTGGTGTTATAGAATATCTCATAAACTTAATTGATGAGGGTTTTAATATTACCTGCCTAAAGGGCAATCACGAGCAAATGATGCTCGACTGCATTAAGGGCGATTACGAAATGAGTCTCTGGTTAATGAATTCAGGCTTTGCTACTATGCATCAGTACGAGTCAATTGTAACAGCAATTGATACAGATTATGGTTTTTTGCCTAAACGGCATTTGAATTTCTTTACATCTCTAAAACCTTACGTAGTAGTCGATAATCAGTATCTACTGGTTCATGGAGGTTTTAACTATGAGCTGCCAAATCCATTTGCCGATGAGTATGCTATGCTGTGGAACCGTCCAACCGAAGTCCCTAGCAGCTTTATGCCCGGCTATAAAATTATTCATGGCCATACTCCACGGGCATTAGCAAAAATAGTAGAAGAGTTTAAGGATACTCAGCGTCGGCTTTATGATTTGGACGCTGGCTGTGTTTACAAGGGACTTTACATTCCAGGAACAGGATACCTAACAGCACTCCAGCTTGAAAACTGGAGGCTGGAGTTTGTGGAGTGCCTCGACTAA
- a CDS encoding MBL fold metallo-hydrolase, protein MNTQVSKNIEAVAESIQWFGQAAVKIMNCGKVIYIDPYQIKGNDKADLILITHSHFDHFSPDDIKKIVAPHSWILCPSDVADEAQKFGAAKVISVQPGFNDEWHGIEIKTVPMYNVTKTDKHPKSKNWVGYLLNLCHVWLYHTGDTERIPEMKSIKTDIILLPLGQTYTMNSVDDAVAAVLDTGASVAIPIHYGMYEGTTADVDKFKELLKDKVEVIVLPKS, encoded by the coding sequence ATGAACACACAGGTATCAAAGAATATTGAAGCAGTTGCTGAAAGTATTCAATGGTTTGGGCAAGCAGCAGTAAAAATCATGAACTGCGGAAAGGTAATATACATCGACCCATACCAAATAAAAGGGAACGATAAAGCCGATTTAATTCTAATAACTCACTCCCACTTTGACCACTTTTCGCCCGACGATATAAAAAAAATTGTAGCCCCACATTCGTGGATACTATGTCCATCCGATGTTGCCGATGAAGCCCAAAAATTTGGAGCAGCCAAGGTGATTTCAGTTCAGCCTGGCTTTAACGATGAATGGCATGGCATTGAAATTAAGACCGTTCCCATGTATAACGTAACTAAAACCGACAAGCACCCAAAATCAAAAAATTGGGTGGGCTACCTGCTTAACCTATGCCATGTTTGGCTTTACCACACCGGCGATACTGAGCGTATTCCCGAGATGAAGAGCATTAAAACTGATATAATACTGCTACCCTTAGGCCAAACCTACACCATGAACAGCGTTGACGATGCGGTTGCCGCCGTACTCGACACTGGCGCAAGTGTTGCTATCCCTATACATTACGGGATGTATGAGGGAACCACTGCCGATGTGGATAAGTTTAAGGAATTGCTTAAAGATAAAGTTGAAGTAATAGTGCTACCAAAATCCTAG
- a CDS encoding TrkH family potassium uptake protein: MRPHVIIRYIGMVMLFNAAFIFVSFLISLYNKDAGQLPLLFSFLITLLWGVFPLVFVPKATDLSNKEGYLVVVLSWILSCFIGSLPLLLYGGEFTFVKALFESVSGYTTTGASILTNVEALPKGILFWRSSMHWVGGIGIVVFVLIILPSLGKAQMTLSKMEISPLAQENFRYRTRKMLNVILVVYLGLTVTQVILLKMFGMGLFDAVNHAFATVATGGFSTKNNSVAYFNSVPIDIIFIVFMFFSGIHFGLLYSTITLKKKNIFNSPIVKYYFWITIIGIALVSVNLHGKIYPTWGESIRYAAFQVVSLSTTTGFANADSSIWPPFSILIIIFFTIQCACAGSTAGGMKLDRVVIFFHALKSQILKIQHPQAVIPVRIGKSVINDEIVNSVVQFIVFYILVLFVSTLILTGLGYDSLTSLSASAACMGNAGPGFGLVGSMSNYSMLSDSALLVLSFDMLLGRLEIFGLLLLFMVRSWR; this comes from the coding sequence TAACTCTGCTTTGGGGAGTATTCCCTTTGGTTTTTGTCCCTAAGGCCACCGACCTTTCAAACAAGGAGGGTTACCTGGTTGTGGTTCTTAGCTGGATTTTATCGTGCTTTATTGGTTCCTTACCGCTATTGCTTTATGGAGGCGAGTTTACCTTTGTTAAGGCCTTATTCGAGAGTGTTTCCGGTTATACCACAACAGGTGCATCCATTCTAACCAATGTTGAGGCGCTACCAAAAGGAATTCTGTTTTGGCGCTCATCCATGCACTGGGTGGGAGGTATAGGAATAGTGGTGTTTGTACTAATCATTTTACCATCGTTGGGTAAAGCCCAGATGACCCTTTCAAAAATGGAGATTTCGCCGCTGGCGCAGGAAAATTTTAGGTACAGAACTCGAAAAATGCTGAATGTAATCCTGGTGGTTTACTTAGGACTTACCGTTACTCAGGTTATACTGCTCAAAATGTTTGGAATGGGATTGTTCGATGCGGTTAACCACGCATTTGCCACTGTAGCAACAGGGGGGTTTTCAACAAAAAACAATAGTGTAGCCTATTTCAACAGTGTTCCAATAGATATCATCTTTATAGTGTTCATGTTCTTTTCGGGAATTCATTTTGGGTTACTGTACTCCACAATTACCCTAAAAAAGAAAAATATTTTTAATTCCCCAATTGTTAAGTATTACTTTTGGATTACTATCATAGGTATTGCATTGGTATCAGTTAACCTGCATGGTAAAATATACCCTACATGGGGTGAGAGCATAAGGTATGCAGCATTCCAAGTGGTATCGTTATCGACCACAACAGGTTTTGCCAATGCCGATTCATCAATTTGGCCACCATTTTCAATACTAATCATAATATTCTTCACCATTCAATGCGCTTGTGCTGGTTCAACAGCCGGGGGTATGAAGCTCGATAGGGTGGTAATCTTTTTCCATGCGCTGAAAAGTCAAATCCTAAAAATTCAGCACCCACAGGCTGTTATTCCTGTTCGGATAGGTAAGAGCGTAATAAACGATGAGATTGTAAATTCTGTGGTTCAGTTTATCGTTTTCTATATTTTGGTATTATTCGTTAGCACTCTAATTCTTACCGGTTTAGGATACGATAGTTTAACATCGCTTTCAGCTTCTGCTGCTTGTATGGGAAATGCAGGCCCTGGCTTTGGATTGGTTGGGTCAATGTCAAATTACTCTATGCTATCCGATTCGGCTCTGCTTGTCCTTTCGTTCGATATGCTGCTTGGCCGTTTGGAAATTTTTGGTTTGCTGCTCCTGTTCATGGTTAGGTCGTGGCGATAG